One genomic window of Sodaliphilus pleomorphus includes the following:
- a CDS encoding BACON domain-containing protein, translated as MMKHYITSVLLAALTVAAALSFTACSDDNDAGEAFFTVYDGSNAIESYNFDYTAADTTVWNKAKTLVVRSNRPWKLVPQDENGWLRVFPDEGEGDGLIRLSRTLNNKPDTRTLTYKIYLDGKDSGKTFTVTQTGAEPYLKGSATSFTIARTGGENQFTVITNVPYEYSLKGKDTSWLTVTRSTADENVLLLTAGENLSGDDRTITLHLQGTGNYAALTLDIPVTQLSTIFFDNFAWMGINGIDTRAGLSILGWDTNGESGARFDKWTDDELAHGWVSRSTTCYMRPGFFKLGKTGSGGDIVSPKIDEIAGTMDITVSFQAVGYSSAKGALDDKVLYVGLLGPGKIVGVKGAGTADLNQSCSYVDADGTTPLTLTGCACITLTSDNNFNPTTDPDGLLIWNKPVTKYSVLIAGATSETQVVMIGGAFGTALKTIGQGKNRVFIDNFTVRAGLASND; from the coding sequence ATGATGAAACACTATATCACAAGCGTGCTGCTTGCAGCCCTCACCGTTGCCGCAGCACTATCATTCACAGCTTGTAGCGACGACAACGACGCGGGCGAGGCCTTCTTCACCGTCTACGACGGGAGCAACGCCATCGAGAGCTACAACTTCGACTACACGGCCGCCGACACCACGGTGTGGAACAAGGCCAAGACCCTGGTCGTGCGCAGCAACCGCCCCTGGAAGCTGGTGCCACAAGACGAGAACGGCTGGCTGCGCGTGTTTCCCGACGAGGGCGAGGGCGACGGCCTGATACGCCTCTCGCGCACGCTCAACAACAAGCCCGACACCCGCACGCTCACCTACAAGATCTATCTCGACGGCAAGGACTCGGGCAAGACCTTCACTGTGACTCAGACGGGCGCTGAGCCCTATCTCAAGGGCTCGGCCACCTCGTTCACCATCGCCCGCACAGGCGGCGAGAACCAGTTCACCGTCATCACCAACGTGCCCTACGAGTACTCACTCAAGGGCAAAGACACCAGCTGGCTCACCGTGACCCGCAGCACTGCCGACGAGAACGTGCTCCTGCTCACTGCAGGCGAGAACCTCTCGGGCGACGACCGCACCATCACCTTGCACCTGCAGGGCACCGGCAACTACGCAGCCCTCACGCTCGACATCCCCGTCACGCAATTGAGCACCATCTTCTTCGACAACTTCGCTTGGATGGGCATCAACGGCATCGACACGCGCGCCGGCCTCTCGATACTGGGTTGGGACACCAACGGAGAGTCGGGTGCCCGCTTCGACAAGTGGACCGACGACGAGCTGGCCCATGGCTGGGTGAGCCGCAGCACCACCTGCTACATGCGTCCGGGCTTCTTCAAGCTGGGCAAGACCGGCAGCGGCGGCGACATCGTCTCGCCCAAGATCGACGAGATTGCCGGCACAATGGACATCACAGTGAGCTTCCAGGCTGTGGGCTACTCATCGGCCAAGGGCGCTCTCGACGACAAGGTGCTCTATGTGGGCCTCCTGGGCCCGGGCAAGATTGTGGGCGTGAAGGGCGCAGGCACTGCCGACCTGAACCAGAGCTGCTCCTATGTTGATGCCGACGGCACCACGCCGCTCACCCTCACCGGCTGCGCCTGCATCACACTCACGAGCGACAACAACTTCAACCCCACGACCGACCCCGACGGCCTGCTGATATGGAACAAGCCTGTGACCAAATACAGCGTGCTCATCGCAGGTGCCACAAGCGAGACCCAGGTGGTGATGATAGGCGGCGCCTTCGGCACTGCACTCAAGACCATAGGGCAAGGCAAGAACCGCGTCTTCATCGACAACTTCACCGTGCGTGCCGGCCTGGCTTCCAACGACTGA
- a CDS encoding glycerophosphodiester phosphodiesterase family protein codes for MKMKRIILCLALMTLLSVGAYAQTKVIAHRGYWKTEGVTGPDDATTASQNSINSQNGAARIGVYGSEFDIWSTTDGELFVNHDGVLNGVTIQTSKAADVRKLKLPDGEYISTLDQYLANFTKHPGLEVVLEVKEHKNKLQEDAAVKKAIKLVDKYGLMKRTTWITFSLNAMLDMLKWLPQGSPVYYLDGELSPKTLKKIGAAGLDYQLKVMKKHPEWFKKAHELGLKVNVWTVNKPEDMQWCIDQGADFITTNEPVTCLQLVK; via the coding sequence CTGAAGATGAAACGTATCATTTTATGCTTAGCGCTTATGACATTGCTCAGTGTGGGCGCCTATGCCCAAACCAAGGTGATAGCCCATCGCGGCTACTGGAAGACCGAGGGTGTGACAGGCCCCGACGACGCCACCACCGCCTCGCAAAACTCAATCAACTCGCAGAACGGCGCCGCCCGCATCGGGGTGTACGGCTCCGAGTTTGACATTTGGTCGACAACCGACGGCGAGCTCTTCGTCAACCACGACGGGGTGCTCAACGGCGTCACCATCCAGACCTCAAAAGCTGCCGACGTGAGAAAGCTCAAGCTGCCCGACGGCGAGTACATCTCCACCCTCGACCAGTACCTGGCCAACTTCACCAAGCACCCCGGCCTGGAAGTGGTGCTCGAGGTCAAGGAGCACAAAAACAAGCTGCAAGAAGACGCAGCCGTGAAAAAGGCCATCAAGCTCGTCGACAAGTATGGCCTCATGAAGCGCACCACATGGATCACCTTCTCGCTCAACGCCATGCTCGACATGCTCAAGTGGCTGCCGCAAGGCTCGCCCGTGTACTATCTCGACGGCGAGCTGAGCCCCAAGACGCTCAAGAAAATAGGCGCCGCCGGCCTCGACTACCAGCTCAAGGTGATGAAAAAGCACCCCGAGTGGTTCAAGAAGGCCCACGAGCTGGGGCTGAAAGTGAACGTGTGGACCGTCAACAAGCCCGAAGACATGCAGTGGTGCATCGATCAGGGCGCCGACTTCATCACTACCAACGAGCCCGTCACCTGCCTGCAACTCGTGAAATAA
- a CDS encoding DeoR/GlpR family DNA-binding transcription regulator: MIKDKRHALIMSTLLKKGTVQVTELAEALGVSSVTVRKDLTELEKSNKLYRSHGRAILLNPFANNRSVNEKEKLAPEQKNNIGREAAKLICADDSICIGSGTTVHALARNIVPMHRLTVVSASLQVSEILAQNENIDIIQLGGQLRHSSLSVVGKYSGMILRDCSFSKFFIGVDGIDFDFGFSTTDLREAELNRLMMKAAQKTIVLADSSKFGRRGFAKIGDLEEIDLIITDSDISPKDVKRIHDLGIDLVIAQ, encoded by the coding sequence ATGATTAAAGATAAACGTCATGCACTCATAATGAGCACACTGTTGAAGAAAGGAACTGTGCAGGTTACCGAGCTGGCCGAGGCGCTGGGTGTGTCGTCGGTCACGGTGCGCAAGGACTTGACCGAGTTGGAAAAGTCCAACAAGCTGTATCGCAGTCACGGTCGTGCGATACTGCTCAACCCGTTTGCCAACAACCGCTCGGTCAACGAGAAGGAGAAGCTGGCCCCCGAGCAGAAAAACAACATCGGGCGTGAGGCGGCCAAGCTCATATGTGCCGACGACTCGATATGCATAGGGTCGGGCACGACGGTGCATGCCCTGGCGCGCAACATTGTGCCCATGCACCGGCTCACGGTAGTGAGTGCCTCGCTGCAGGTGAGCGAGATTCTTGCGCAAAACGAGAATATCGACATCATCCAGCTGGGCGGCCAGCTGCGTCACAGCAGCCTCTCGGTAGTGGGCAAGTACAGCGGCATGATATTGCGCGACTGCTCGTTTTCCAAGTTCTTCATCGGTGTCGACGGCATCGACTTCGACTTCGGCTTCTCGACCACCGACCTGCGTGAGGCCGAGCTCAACCGGCTCATGATGAAGGCGGCGCAGAAGACTATCGTGCTGGCCGACAGCTCCAAGTTTGGCCGCCGCGGCTTTGCCAAGATTGGCGACCTCGAGGAGATCGACCTCATCATCACCGATAGCGACATCAGCCCTAAAGACGTGAAGCGCATCCACGACCTGGGCATCGACCTCGTCATCGCCCAGTAG
- a CDS encoding SusC/RagA family TonB-linked outer membrane protein, with the protein MRLKQALRTVWLLALLVIATAMSAQTRVTGTVYEPDGKTPMIGATVMEKGTKNGTSTDVDGHFSLKVTGKSPVLVINSVGYKRQEVKPTGGTVTVRLEESSTMLNDVVVTALGITREQKSLGYAVSKVDNSELTKTQSGNWLNSLNGKVAGLSMTGASSGPTSTMRVVLRGDQSLNYGANEALFVVDGVPITSEGTSSGSGSSYSNNDAPVDFGNAASDINPEDIESVSVLKGPAATALYGSRAANGAIIITTKSGRSKKGVGVTINSSVVFEKAGYFPDFQSTYGPGSDLGYTPFSMWSVDADHASDGIAQSRHYSRYGFGEKYDANQMRYLYQSYDWDTGMYTKMPWVYQKDWYTGIFETGTTWNNTVTVDGSNGKGSNARLSITDTHNDWILPNTGYQKQTVNFSGTTQLNKWIKLNAKATYTRKQSDNMPVMGYGAYNPLYLLAWGFSCNPMQVYRDEYFKGRYTPANVEAGMIVNPASYYNPYRSLYEELNANEKNRIYGNVSVNINLPVKGLTLDLRTGLDMDDEFRQLQRPYYSPGHNKGYYREQTIRDYEYNHDFLLRYVNNSWVNKRLGFNVAFGGNAMTRKWYRSYITLDELGEEGVYNANNTPIGINPTPYNYHAKKIVNSFYGFASLSWDDTYYLDITGRNDWSSALGRGNWSYFYPSVSASILLDKALKLKNKAWWVDMLKMRLSWANVGNDTSPYTLTDTYSRSATYPGGYSLPGSMANPLIKPENVESWELGLETMLFKNRLGLDLAFYSSSTTDQIISAATDPIIGASSRLVNAGKIRNRGIEISTHIVPVRARNVEWSMDINWSRNWNKLVEYSDGWDPATPLQLAANGTTIGNRVYIYSFVGHEMNVIYGKGYQRAPEGATYTDAEGNTHDCSGAILVNPKNGYPLLDTKADRRIGRVNPMWRGGMTQTVKFFDFTFSATFSAQYGGHAFSVTNFALGYQGKLKSTLPGRQDGLVVDGVNAIAGADGKVTYTKNTTVTENISTYYNSYKYVRDNTEENTFSTNFFKCKEVRLDYALPKKICAKTRVLQGASLGFYMTNLFCITHWPQYDPEVGSLNGAYVTSGIEAMSFPMTRSYGVNVKLSF; encoded by the coding sequence ATGAGATTAAAACAAGCCCTAAGAACCGTTTGGTTGCTTGCCCTGCTTGTGATAGCGACAGCAATGTCGGCACAGACGCGGGTCACGGGTACCGTGTATGAGCCCGACGGCAAGACGCCCATGATAGGCGCCACCGTCATGGAGAAAGGTACCAAAAACGGAACAAGCACCGATGTCGACGGTCACTTCTCTCTCAAAGTGACTGGAAAGAGTCCAGTATTAGTCATTAACTCGGTGGGATACAAACGCCAGGAGGTGAAACCCACGGGCGGCACAGTAACCGTGAGGCTCGAGGAATCGAGCACCATGCTCAACGACGTGGTGGTGACCGCACTGGGCATCACCCGCGAGCAGAAATCGCTGGGCTATGCCGTGTCGAAGGTCGACAACAGCGAGCTCACCAAGACGCAGAGCGGCAACTGGCTGAACTCGCTCAACGGCAAGGTCGCCGGTCTGAGCATGACAGGCGCCAGCAGCGGCCCCACCAGTACCATGCGCGTGGTGCTGCGTGGCGACCAGTCGCTCAACTACGGTGCCAACGAGGCCCTCTTTGTGGTCGACGGCGTGCCCATCACATCGGAGGGCACCTCGTCGGGCAGCGGGTCGAGCTACAGCAACAACGACGCCCCAGTCGACTTTGGCAACGCCGCAAGCGATATCAATCCCGAGGACATCGAGAGCGTGAGCGTGCTCAAGGGCCCGGCAGCAACGGCCCTCTACGGCAGCCGCGCCGCCAACGGCGCCATCATCATCACCACCAAGAGCGGGCGCTCCAAGAAAGGGGTGGGTGTGACCATCAACAGCTCGGTCGTGTTTGAAAAGGCTGGCTACTTCCCCGACTTCCAGTCAACCTACGGCCCTGGCAGCGACCTGGGCTACACCCCCTTCAGCATGTGGAGCGTCGATGCCGACCATGCCAGCGACGGCATTGCCCAGTCGCGCCACTACAGCCGCTACGGCTTCGGCGAGAAATATGACGCCAACCAGATGCGCTACCTCTACCAGAGCTACGACTGGGACACCGGCATGTACACCAAAATGCCCTGGGTGTACCAGAAAGACTGGTACACCGGCATCTTTGAGACCGGCACCACGTGGAACAACACCGTCACCGTCGACGGCAGCAACGGCAAGGGCAGCAACGCCCGCCTGAGCATCACCGACACCCACAACGACTGGATACTGCCCAACACCGGCTACCAGAAGCAGACGGTGAACTTCTCGGGCACCACGCAGCTCAACAAGTGGATAAAGCTCAATGCCAAGGCAACCTACACCCGCAAGCAGAGCGACAACATGCCTGTGATGGGATATGGCGCCTACAACCCCCTCTACCTGCTGGCATGGGGCTTCTCGTGCAACCCCATGCAGGTGTACCGCGACGAGTACTTCAAGGGCCGCTACACGCCTGCCAACGTGGAGGCCGGCATGATCGTGAACCCTGCCAGCTACTACAACCCCTACCGCTCGCTCTATGAGGAGCTCAACGCCAACGAGAAAAACCGCATATACGGCAACGTCTCGGTCAACATCAACCTCCCGGTCAAGGGTCTCACGCTCGACCTGCGCACCGGTCTCGACATGGACGACGAGTTCCGCCAGTTGCAGCGCCCCTACTACTCGCCAGGCCACAACAAAGGCTACTACCGCGAGCAGACGATACGCGACTACGAGTACAACCACGACTTCTTGCTGCGCTATGTGAACAACAGCTGGGTCAACAAGCGGCTGGGCTTCAACGTGGCCTTTGGCGGCAACGCCATGACCCGCAAGTGGTATCGCAGCTACATCACCCTCGACGAGCTGGGCGAGGAGGGTGTGTACAATGCCAACAACACCCCCATAGGCATCAACCCCACTCCCTACAACTACCACGCCAAGAAAATCGTGAACAGCTTCTACGGCTTCGCCTCGCTGAGCTGGGACGACACCTACTATCTCGACATCACCGGCCGCAACGACTGGTCGAGCGCACTGGGCCGCGGCAACTGGTCCTACTTCTACCCCAGCGTGAGCGCCAGCATCCTGCTCGACAAGGCCCTCAAGCTCAAGAACAAGGCCTGGTGGGTCGACATGCTCAAGATGCGCCTCTCGTGGGCCAACGTGGGTAACGACACCAGCCCCTACACCCTGACCGACACCTACAGCCGCAGCGCCACCTATCCCGGCGGCTACAGCCTGCCCGGCTCGATGGCCAACCCCCTGATCAAGCCCGAGAACGTCGAGAGCTGGGAGCTTGGACTTGAAACCATGTTGTTCAAGAACCGCCTGGGTCTCGACCTGGCCTTCTACAGCTCCAGCACCACCGACCAAATCATCTCGGCAGCCACCGACCCCATCATAGGCGCCTCGTCGCGACTGGTGAACGCCGGCAAGATCAGGAACCGCGGCATCGAGATATCGACCCACATCGTGCCCGTGCGCGCCCGCAACGTGGAGTGGAGCATGGACATCAACTGGAGCCGCAACTGGAACAAGCTCGTTGAGTACAGCGACGGCTGGGACCCTGCCACCCCGTTGCAGCTGGCTGCCAACGGCACCACGATAGGCAACCGCGTCTACATCTACTCCTTTGTGGGCCATGAGATGAACGTGATATATGGCAAGGGCTACCAGCGCGCTCCCGAGGGAGCCACCTACACCGACGCCGAGGGCAACACCCACGACTGCTCGGGCGCCATCCTGGTCAATCCCAAAAACGGCTACCCGCTGCTCGACACCAAGGCCGACCGCCGCATAGGCCGCGTGAACCCCATGTGGCGCGGTGGCATGACGCAGACGGTGAAATTCTTCGACTTCACCTTCAGCGCCACCTTCAGCGCCCAGTATGGCGGACACGCCTTCTCGGTCACCAACTTCGCCCTGGGCTACCAAGGCAAGCTCAAGAGCACCCTGCCCGGTCGCCAAGACGGCCTTGTGGTCGACGGCGTGAACGCCATCGCCGGTGCCGACGGCAAGGTGACCTACACCAAGAATACCACCGTGACCGAGAACATCTCGACCTACTACAACTCCTACAAGTATGTGCGCGACAACACCGAGGAAAACACCTTCTCGACCAACTTCTTCAAGTGCAAGGAAGTGCGTCTCGACTACGCCCTGCCCAAGAAGATATGCGCCAAGACCCGCGTGCTGCAAGGCGCCAGCCTGGGCTTCTACATGACCAACCTGTTCTGCATCACCCACTGGCCGCAATACGACCCCGAGGTGGGCTCGCTCAACGGCGCCTATGTGACCTCGGGCATCGAGGCCATGTCGTTCCCCATGACGCGCAGCTACGGTGTGAATGTGAAACTCAGTTTCTAA
- a CDS encoding DUF6562 domain-containing protein gives MNRNIAVVAIASVFLAVLLSSCKSGGGDEPQVDYGPATVEVTLHFPSTELTPYREIDYDARAIESDTMGVRYIVRAYAVDGNGDCATVPAAQMVATGPVAASLDTRCRFKLPSGRYKLLAWADYTRRGSTADRYYDCSDFSDVELTPLALSTGSDDTKLCYCGTGSIEFHVPATDSTRVIASTVNLTPPVGKFKYVATDYNKFVDKDKSGYRVVFLYNGFLPSNFNLFRNLPFNSVTGKQFVSTLSEMSTQGTGSATLGYDYVMVNGDEGSVNVLVGLYNEEGKLTGRTTALEVPLKRGGLTVVRGSFLTHTANTGGIGIDPGFDGDIDVYY, from the coding sequence TTGAATAGAAATATTGCCGTTGTAGCTATTGCAAGTGTGTTCTTGGCCGTGTTGCTGTCGTCGTGCAAGAGTGGCGGTGGCGACGAGCCACAAGTCGACTATGGCCCTGCCACAGTCGAGGTCACCCTTCACTTCCCCAGTACCGAGCTCACGCCCTACCGAGAGATCGACTACGACGCGCGTGCCATCGAGAGCGATACGATGGGGGTGCGCTACATCGTGCGGGCCTACGCCGTCGACGGCAACGGCGACTGTGCCACTGTGCCAGCCGCCCAGATGGTGGCCACAGGCCCGGTCGCGGCCTCGCTCGACACCCGTTGCCGCTTCAAGCTGCCCAGCGGACGCTACAAGCTGCTGGCATGGGCCGACTACACCCGGCGCGGCTCGACGGCCGACAGGTACTACGACTGCAGCGATTTCTCCGACGTCGAGCTCACCCCCCTGGCCCTGAGCACAGGCAGCGACGACACCAAGCTGTGCTATTGTGGCACGGGCAGCATCGAGTTTCACGTGCCTGCGACCGACAGCACCCGTGTCATCGCCTCAACCGTCAATCTCACTCCGCCTGTGGGCAAGTTCAAGTATGTAGCCACCGACTACAACAAGTTTGTCGACAAGGACAAGAGCGGCTATCGCGTGGTGTTTCTCTACAACGGCTTCTTGCCCAGCAACTTCAACTTGTTTCGCAACCTGCCTTTCAACTCGGTCACCGGCAAGCAATTTGTGTCGACCTTGAGCGAGATGAGCACCCAGGGCACAGGCAGCGCCACGCTGGGCTACGATTATGTGATGGTGAACGGCGACGAGGGTAGTGTCAACGTGCTTGTGGGGCTCTACAACGAGGAGGGCAAGCTCACGGGCCGCACCACAGCCCTCGAGGTGCCGCTCAAGCGCGGCGGCCTCACTGTGGTGAGGGGCAGTTTCCTCACCCACACGGCCAACACGGGTGGCATAGGCATCGACCCTGGCTTTGACGGCGACATCGATGTGTATTATTGA
- a CDS encoding clostripain-related cysteine peptidase has product MIQRNILLTFAVALVLLAPLAGCSSDSHEPSQPALARRTILVYMVATNSMGSLDHDDEDLAEMDKAVAAGALGGCRLLVYRVSVDEPQPELFEIVRGKGAVAQHRGLKAYDAAPGSSVTRERMSQVVADVAALAPAHSYGLVLWSHASGWAKSLTTKGAVRRREFAIDNGHTMPLDVLASALPAGQFEWIYADVCYFGSIEVAYELRHATRYFVGSPTEIPGTGMPYDVALPYLCQDSTRLVDACQAVYSHYAARSGSEQTMALSLVDCSQLDRLAAVCRQVHASAVPLESTRGLQCYNMGGYRFLFDFLQYEQAIAPPSLQAALGQAYAAAVRYKAATLRIFDTLTIDPVRYSGLSVYIPGTSPGVNETYYKTLQWYRDTY; this is encoded by the coding sequence ATGATACAGCGTAACATTCTCTTAACGTTTGCAGTTGCCCTGGTGCTGCTGGCCCCGCTTGCCGGCTGCAGCAGCGACAGCCACGAGCCGAGCCAGCCGGCCCTGGCCCGGCGCACGATACTGGTCTACATGGTGGCCACCAACAGCATGGGCTCTCTCGACCACGACGACGAGGACCTGGCCGAGATGGACAAGGCTGTGGCTGCCGGCGCGCTGGGCGGTTGCCGCCTGCTGGTGTACCGCGTGAGCGTCGACGAGCCACAGCCCGAGCTCTTCGAGATTGTACGGGGCAAGGGCGCCGTTGCGCAGCACCGCGGGCTCAAGGCCTACGATGCCGCCCCTGGCAGCTCGGTGACTCGTGAGCGCATGAGCCAGGTTGTGGCCGATGTTGCAGCCCTGGCTCCGGCACACAGCTACGGGCTTGTGCTGTGGTCGCACGCCTCGGGGTGGGCCAAGAGTCTCACCACCAAGGGCGCCGTGCGGCGCCGCGAGTTTGCCATCGACAACGGCCACACCATGCCCCTCGATGTGCTGGCCAGCGCGCTGCCGGCGGGGCAGTTTGAGTGGATATATGCCGACGTGTGCTACTTTGGCAGCATCGAGGTGGCCTATGAGTTGCGGCACGCCACGCGCTACTTTGTGGGCAGTCCCACCGAAATACCGGGCACGGGCATGCCCTATGACGTGGCCTTGCCCTATTTGTGCCAGGACTCGACCCGCCTCGTCGATGCCTGCCAGGCCGTCTACAGCCACTACGCCGCACGCAGCGGCAGCGAGCAGACGATGGCCCTGTCGCTCGTCGACTGCAGCCAGCTCGACCGGCTGGCCGCAGTGTGCCGGCAAGTGCACGCCAGCGCTGTGCCGCTTGAGAGCACGCGGGGCCTGCAGTGCTACAACATGGGTGGCTACCGCTTTTTGTTCGACTTCTTGCAATATGAGCAGGCTATTGCCCCGCCGTCGCTTCAAGCCGCCCTTGGCCAAGCCTATGCCGCCGCTGTGCGCTACAAGGCGGCCACACTGCGCATCTTCGACACGCTCACCATCGACCCCGTGCGCTACTCGGGCCTGTCGGTGTACATACCGGGCACCTCGCCTGGGGTGAACGAAACCTACTACAAGACCCTGCAATGGTACCGCGACACCTATTAA
- a CDS encoding SusD/RagB family nutrient-binding outer membrane lipoprotein, translating to MGLAIVLGLSTVSCTNDFESTNTDPNYMNVGDLHNPYEMFEPMFYGMARSCWTYYSWFWNDELAQYTVFSGGTTREENRYKIGESNFTSVWNNYCNYGNNCQHMIDMAVKYDVPAAQAVGMTLKVLIMSNLTDIYGDIPYKEAFKARSEQAITKPTFESQKEVYQDMLADLDSANNIYAAYIKKNASSADADFAPLDLMYNGDMAKWQKFNNTLRMRLLCRVSGRSEMNAGEQVQHMLDNPSQYPVFTSNSDNAVVNLTGNDPFQSYFHNMLKNDFTSSSYHAAEQVIKLMVYVDSVGIQSYFDPRLPIWFVEGSNGWAGAISGGTPAERSESNGDAAQLNYEVFVRDAAPINIMDYAEEQFILAEMSLKGEITGGEQAARQYYENGVRASMQKWAPWGAFSATPRAITDEDIDTYLASPLGSWDHYANKEQAIGEQKYLALFWTGMEAYHEIRRTGYPELTLGNGTDYNDYQYPQRFAYNNTTVANNADQVKAALARMGGDNTMKTPVWWSKQAITGKLLFTYSAH from the coding sequence ATGGGATTGGCAATAGTGCTTGGGCTCTCGACGGTGTCGTGCACCAACGATTTTGAGAGCACCAACACCGACCCCAACTACATGAATGTGGGCGACCTGCACAACCCCTACGAGATGTTTGAGCCCATGTTCTACGGCATGGCTCGCAGCTGCTGGACCTACTACAGCTGGTTCTGGAACGACGAGCTCGCCCAGTACACCGTGTTCAGCGGCGGCACCACCCGCGAAGAGAACCGCTACAAGATAGGCGAGTCCAACTTCACCAGCGTGTGGAACAACTATTGCAACTACGGCAACAACTGCCAGCACATGATCGACATGGCCGTCAAGTATGACGTGCCCGCTGCCCAGGCCGTGGGCATGACCTTGAAGGTGCTCATCATGAGCAACCTCACCGACATCTATGGCGACATCCCCTACAAGGAGGCTTTCAAGGCCCGCAGCGAGCAGGCCATCACCAAGCCCACCTTTGAGTCGCAGAAAGAGGTGTACCAAGACATGCTTGCCGACCTCGACTCGGCCAACAACATCTATGCCGCCTACATCAAGAAGAACGCCTCGAGCGCCGATGCCGACTTTGCCCCCCTCGACTTGATGTATAACGGCGACATGGCCAAGTGGCAGAAGTTCAACAACACCTTGCGCATGCGCCTGCTGTGCCGTGTGAGCGGCCGCAGCGAGATGAACGCCGGCGAGCAGGTGCAGCACATGCTCGACAACCCCTCGCAGTATCCCGTGTTCACCAGCAACAGCGACAACGCCGTGGTCAACCTCACGGGCAACGACCCGTTCCAGAGCTACTTCCACAACATGCTCAAGAACGACTTCACCTCGAGCAGCTACCATGCAGCCGAGCAGGTGATCAAGCTCATGGTCTATGTCGACTCGGTGGGCATCCAGTCCTACTTCGACCCACGCCTGCCCATATGGTTTGTCGAGGGCAGCAACGGCTGGGCAGGCGCCATAAGCGGCGGCACGCCGGCCGAGCGCTCAGAGAGCAACGGCGACGCAGCACAGCTCAACTACGAGGTGTTTGTGCGCGATGCAGCGCCCATCAACATCATGGACTATGCCGAGGAGCAGTTCATCCTGGCCGAGATGTCGCTCAAGGGCGAGATCACCGGCGGCGAGCAGGCAGCACGCCAGTACTACGAGAACGGCGTGAGAGCCTCGATGCAGAAGTGGGCCCCCTGGGGTGCCTTCAGCGCCACCCCGCGCGCCATCACCGACGAGGACATCGACACCTATCTGGCCTCGCCGCTGGGCAGCTGGGACCACTATGCCAACAAGGAGCAGGCCATAGGCGAGCAAAAGTACCTGGCCCTGTTCTGGACCGGCATGGAAGCCTATCACGAGATACGCCGCACCGGCTATCCCGAGCTCACCCTGGGCAACGGCACCGACTACAACGACTACCAGTATCCTCAGCGCTTTGCCTACAACAACACCACCGTGGCCAACAATGCCGACCAGGTGAAGGCAGCCCTTGCACGCATGGGCGGCGACAACACGATGAAGACTCCCGTGTGGTGGAGCAAGCAGGCCATCACCGGCAAATTATTATTCACTTACTCTGCGCATTAA